A genomic window from Vitis riparia cultivar Riparia Gloire de Montpellier isolate 1030 chromosome 18, EGFV_Vit.rip_1.0, whole genome shotgun sequence includes:
- the LOC117906505 gene encoding auxin-responsive protein IAA9-like — protein MSPPLLGVGEEEGQSNVTILASSPSMESVCQISSGLKERNYMGLSECSSVDSSAISTDSDGNKSSLNLKATELRLGLPGSLSPGREPELCLLSSTKLDEKPLFPLHPSKDLTYTSSQKTVVSGNKRGFADAMNGFSEGKFLANSEVNVMLSPRPSPNKENLGSQPAKMKEMASPKIVQERPRATNETPPNHTGTGNNNSSAPATKAQVVGWPPIRSFRKNTLATTSKNTEVDGKAGPGALFVKVSMDGAPYLRKVDLRNYSAYQELSSALEKMFSCFTIGQYGSHGAPGREMLSESKLKDLLHGSEYVLTYEDKDGDWMLVGDVPWQMFIETCKRLRIMKSCDAIGLAPRAVEKCKNRN, from the exons ATGTCTCCACCACTGCTTGGTGTTGGGGAGGAGGAAGGCCAGAGTAATGTCACAATATTGGCTTCTTCACCCTCCATGGAAAGTGTATGCCAGATCAGCTCAGGATTGAAAGAGCGGAATTACATGGGATTGTCTGAATGTTCTTCTGTGGATAGCTCTGCAATCTCCACTGATTCAGATGGCAATAAGAGCAGTCTGAATCTAAAAGCTACAGAGCTGAGGCTTGGGCTTCCTGGATCCCTGTCTCCTGGAAGAGAACCAGAGCTTTGCCTGCTGAGCTCCACTAAGCTTGATGAGAAACCCCTTTTCCCTCTGCATCCTTCAAAGGATCTTACTTACACTTCATCACAGAAGACTGTTGTTTCAGGAAACAAAAGAGGGTTTGCTGATGCAATGAATGGTTTCTCAGAG GGGAAATTTCTTGCAAACTCAGAGGTGAATGTGATGCTATCACCTAGGCCTTCCCCAAACAAGGAGAACCTAGGGTCTCAGCCAGCCAAGATGAAAGAGATGGCATCACCAAAGATCGTGCAGGAGAGACCTCGTGCCACCAATGAGACCCCTCCTAACCATACTGGTACTGGAAACAATAACAGCAGTGCACCTGCTACCAA GGCACAGGTTGTGGGTTGGCCACCTATAAGATCTTTTAGGAAGAACACGCTGGCCACCACTTCAAAGAACACTGAAGTAGACGGAAAAGCAGGGCCTGGTGCTCTATTTGTCAAAGTCAGTATGGATGGTGCTCCTTATTTGAGGAAAGTAGACTTGAGAAATTACTCTGCATATCAGGAACTGTCTTCTGCTCTCGAGAAGATGTTCAGCTGTTTTACCATAG GTCAATATGGATCACATGGAGCTCCCGGCAGGGAGATGCTGAGTGAGAGCAAATTGAAGGATCTACTACATGGATCAGAATATGTTCTCACTTATGAGGATAAGGATGGTGACTGGATGCTTGTGGGTGATGTGCCCTGGCA GATGTTTATTGAGACATGCAAGCGGCTGAGGATCATGAAGAGTTGTGATGCCATTGGTCTAG CTCCCAGGGCTGTGGAGAAATGCAAGAACAGGAACTAG